In the genome of Campylobacter avium LMG 24591, the window ACCCAGCTAAGTGATTTTTATCTTGATTTTAAGGATGTGAATTTAAAATCAGCCATTGCCCTAGTGCATTCTCGCTTTTCTACAAATACCTTTCCAAGCTGGGAAAGAGCCCACCCAAACAGATATATGGCGCATAATGGAGAGATAAACACCATAAGAGGAAATGTCGATATTATGAGTGCTAGAGAGGGCTTGTTAGAGTCTGATTATTTTGAAAATTTAGACGAGCTTTTACCTGTGATAGCGAAGTATAGCAGTGATTCTGCTATGTTTGATAACACTTTGGAGTTTTTATCCTTAAATGGTCGCACCCTAGAGGAAGCCTTTTTGATGATGATACCAGAGCCTTGGCATAGAAATTCAAATATGAATCCGAAAAAAAGAGCCTTTTACGAGTATCACTCAACCTTAATGGAGCCTTGGGACGGACCTGCTGCTATCATCTTTACAGACGGCGTTGTTATGGGAGCTTCCTTAGATAGAAATGGCTTTAGACCATCAAGATACTATCTTACAAAGGATGATTTTTTAATACTCTCAAGCGAAACGGGAGCCTTGAAAATAGATGAAAAAAACATCAAGGCTAAAAAAAGACTTGAGCCGGGCAAACTACTCTTAGTAGATACAGCAAGAGGCAGGGTGATATCAGATGAGGAAGTAAAAGAGCATTACGCAAATGCAAAGCCTTATGAAAAGTGGCTTGAAAATTTAGTTAGGCTTGAGGACTTAAAAAGCAAGGATTATAAGCATAATTTCTTAAGCGAAGATGAGGTTTTAAGGCTGCAAAAGGTCTTTGCTTGGTCTTATGATGAGCTAAAACAAAGCGTTGAGGCTATGGCAAAAACAGGCAAGGAAGCACTAGCTGCTATGGGCAATGACTCAGCTCTAGCGGTTTTGTCAAATTCATATCAACCACTTTATAATTATTTTAAGCAATTATTTGCCCAAGTTACAAATCCTCCACTTGACGCCATAAGAGAAGAGATAGTAACCTCAACTAGAATTTATCTTGGCAGGGAAAGCAATCTCTTAAAACCAGATGAGAGCCACTGCAAAAGGGTTAAGGTAAGTTTGCCTATCATTAGCAATGAAGAATTGCACGAGATAAAAAAATTAAAAGATTTTAAGGTAAAAGACTTTTCCTTGCTTTTTGAGTATGAAAAAATTTCACTTGAAAAGGCTTTGGATGAGCTCTTTTTAAAGGTGGAAAAAGAGATAGATGAGGGAGCTAGTATAGTGGTGCTAAATGATAAGGGAGTAAAGCAAAATTTAAGCTACATACCAGCACTTTTAGCCGTTTCGGGACTACATAATTATCTAGTTAGAAAGTCAAAAAGAACACACGTAAGCATTATAGTAGAAAGTGCCGAGCCTAGAGAAATTCATCATTTTGCCTGTTTATTAGGCTTTGGAGCAACTGTCATAAATCCTTATCTAGTCTATGAAAGTATAAATCAACTTATAAAACAAAAAGAGCTAGACTTAAGCTACGAAAAGGCTGTGGCAAATTTTATAAAGGCTTCCTCAAGTGGTATAGTTAAGATAGCTTCTAAAATGGGAATTTCAACCCTGCAAAGCTACTGTGGGGCTCAAATTTTTGAGTGCTTAGGACTAAGTAGTAAAATAATGCAAAAGTATTTTACCTCTGTAAGCTCAAGGATAGAAGGTATAGACATTGAAGATATAGAAAAGGAGCTTATCTATCATCACAAAAAAGCCTTTAAAGATAATACAAAAGCCCTTGATTCCATAGGCTCTCACAAGTATAGATCCAGCAAGGAAGAGCACCTACTTGACCCACTAGTCATCTTTCACTTGCAAGAATCTTGCAAAAACAAGGACTATAAACTCTTTAAAAAATACAGCTCCTTAGTGGATAATAAAATAGTAAATTTAAGGCATTTAATGGACTTTGATTTTAGCGAAGCCATAAGCATAGACAAGGTAGAAAGCGCCGATGAGATAGTAAAGAGATTTAAAACAGGTGCTATGAGTTATGGCTCTATCTCAAAAGAAGCCCACGAATGCCTAGCCATAGCTATGAATTCCATAAATGCTAGATCAAACTCAGGCGAGGGCGGCGAGGATGAAAGCAGATACGAGATAAAAGAAGGGCTAAATAAAAGCTCTGCGATAAAACAGGTTGCTAGTGGGAGATTTGGAGTTGATATAAACTACCTTGTAAATGCAAAGGAAATTCAAATCAAAGTAGCACAAGGAGCAAAACCGGGCGAGGGCGGACAGCTTATGGGCTTTAAGGTTTATCCTTGGATAGCAAAGGCTAGAAATTCAACCCCCGGAGTTTCTTTAATATCTCCTCCACCACATCACGATATATACTCCATAGAGGATCTAGCCCAGCTGATATATGATCTAAAAAACGCAAATAGCGAGGCTAAAATT includes:
- the gltB gene encoding glutamate synthase large subunit — its product is MQNLDSSYNFGLYDSKFEHDSCGIAAVVNIRGIASYKVICDALEILMQLEHRGGAGAEENTGDGAGILIQIPHDFFATLELGFTLPKKGDYAVAQMFLSPNYEAKEEAKKIFLEGLKEKNLEFLGFREVPVNPSDIGKTALAAMPYFLQAFVKRPKEVDEGLAFERVLYNARRIIEKKAALVPKFYFSSFSSRTIVYKGMLLSTQLSDFYLDFKDVNLKSAIALVHSRFSTNTFPSWERAHPNRYMAHNGEINTIRGNVDIMSAREGLLESDYFENLDELLPVIAKYSSDSAMFDNTLEFLSLNGRTLEEAFLMMIPEPWHRNSNMNPKKRAFYEYHSTLMEPWDGPAAIIFTDGVVMGASLDRNGFRPSRYYLTKDDFLILSSETGALKIDEKNIKAKKRLEPGKLLLVDTARGRVISDEEVKEHYANAKPYEKWLENLVRLEDLKSKDYKHNFLSEDEVLRLQKVFAWSYDELKQSVEAMAKTGKEALAAMGNDSALAVLSNSYQPLYNYFKQLFAQVTNPPLDAIREEIVTSTRIYLGRESNLLKPDESHCKRVKVSLPIISNEELHEIKKLKDFKVKDFSLLFEYEKISLEKALDELFLKVEKEIDEGASIVVLNDKGVKQNLSYIPALLAVSGLHNYLVRKSKRTHVSIIVESAEPREIHHFACLLGFGATVINPYLVYESINQLIKQKELDLSYEKAVANFIKASSSGIVKIASKMGISTLQSYCGAQIFECLGLSSKIMQKYFTSVSSRIEGIDIEDIEKELIYHHKKAFKDNTKALDSIGSHKYRSSKEEHLLDPLVIFHLQESCKNKDYKLFKKYSSLVDNKIVNLRHLMDFDFSEAISIDKVESADEIVKRFKTGAMSYGSISKEAHECLAIAMNSINARSNSGEGGEDESRYEIKEGLNKSSAIKQVASGRFGVDINYLVNAKEIQIKVAQGAKPGEGGQLMGFKVYPWIAKARNSTPGVSLISPPPHHDIYSIEDLAQLIYDLKNANSEAKISVKLVSESGIGTVAAGVAKAGANLILVSGYDGGTGASPRTSIPHAGLPWELGLAETHQTLILNKLRQRVRLETDGKLLTGRDLAIAALLGAEEFGFATAPLMVLGCTMMRVCHLNTCPFGIATQDRELRDRFKGKPEDVVNFMYFIAEELREYMARLGFEKLDDMIGRIDKLKQKKLSGKLAKINLDKIIKSLPTYNKSAVHFESFVDNKLEKSIDYRILLPLCKSALEKNKKIKLSLEVSNLSRTFATMLSSYIVKNYGKNALEEDKISLRAIGSAGNSFGAFLCKGIKLEIIGDTNDYLGKGLSGGKIVAKISDEATFSPEENIIAGNACLYGATSGAVYLDGIAGERFCVRNSGAKAVVLGTGVHGCEYMTGGIVVVLGDVGVNFAAGMSGGVAYIFGRHNEANVNPELVDIKNLSKEDEKELKAIIEEHILYTGSKKAKDIMQKFDKKDFFKIMPRDYEKALKALKACKDEKEPELSAFKMLSEGKI